In Burkholderia sp. NRF60-BP8, a single window of DNA contains:
- a CDS encoding cysteine-rich CWC family protein encodes MTDSAADARSVPRRARCPHCGRGFDCGAHTQPFDCWCASMPMLPGGTPPAAGARCRCPECLADEIAQRMAGEAG; translated from the coding sequence ATGACCGATTCCGCCGCCGACGCCCGTTCCGTCCCGCGCCGTGCGCGCTGCCCGCACTGCGGGCGCGGCTTCGACTGCGGCGCGCACACGCAGCCGTTCGACTGCTGGTGCGCGTCGATGCCGATGCTGCCCGGCGGCACGCCGCCCGCGGCCGGTGCGCGGTGCCGATGCCCCGAGTGTCTGGCCGACGAGATCGCGCAGCGCATGGCCGGCGAGGCCGGTTGA
- the argB gene encoding acetylglutamate kinase → MSEPIDLSQIAPTLKAEILAEALPYIRRYHGKTVVIKYGGNAMTEERLKQGFARDVILLKLVGINPVIVHGGGPQIDHALKKIGKAGTFIQGMRVTDEETMEVVEWVLGGEVQQDIVMLINHFGGHAVGLTGKDGGLIHARKLLMPDRDNPGQYIDIGQVGEVEAINPAVVKALQDDAFIPVISPIGFGEDGLSYNINADLVAGKLATVLNAEKLLMMTNIPGVMDKDGNLLTDLSAREIDALFEDGTISGGMLPKISSALDAAKSGVKSVHIVDGRIEHSVLLEILTEQPFGTMIRSH, encoded by the coding sequence ATGTCCGAGCCCATCGACCTCTCGCAGATCGCCCCCACGCTGAAAGCAGAAATCCTCGCGGAGGCGCTGCCGTACATCCGTCGCTACCACGGCAAGACCGTGGTCATCAAATACGGCGGCAACGCGATGACGGAAGAGCGGCTCAAGCAGGGCTTCGCGCGCGACGTGATCCTGCTGAAACTGGTCGGCATCAACCCGGTGATCGTCCACGGCGGCGGCCCGCAGATCGATCACGCGCTGAAGAAGATCGGCAAGGCCGGCACCTTCATCCAGGGCATGCGCGTCACCGACGAAGAGACGATGGAAGTCGTCGAATGGGTGCTCGGCGGCGAAGTGCAGCAGGACATCGTGATGCTGATCAACCACTTCGGCGGCCATGCGGTGGGCCTGACGGGCAAGGACGGCGGCCTGATCCACGCGCGCAAGCTGCTGATGCCGGACCGCGACAACCCGGGCCAGTACATCGACATCGGCCAGGTCGGCGAAGTCGAAGCGATCAACCCGGCGGTCGTGAAGGCGCTGCAGGACGACGCGTTCATTCCGGTGATCTCGCCGATCGGCTTCGGCGAAGACGGCCTGTCGTACAACATCAACGCCGATCTCGTCGCGGGCAAGCTCGCGACCGTGCTGAACGCCGAGAAGCTGCTGATGATGACCAACATCCCGGGCGTGATGGACAAGGACGGCAACCTGCTGACCGATCTGTCCGCGCGCGAGATCGATGCGCTGTTCGAGGACGGCACGATCTCCGGCGGCATGCTGCCGAAGATCTCGTCAGCGCTCGACGCCGCGAAGAGCGGCGTGAAGTCGGTGCACATCGTCG